One Miscanthus floridulus cultivar M001 chromosome 11, ASM1932011v1, whole genome shotgun sequence DNA window includes the following coding sequences:
- the LOC136494890 gene encoding WAT1-related protein At1g68170-like, with product MVVIQVMSAGVNIFYKLAVSDGMDMRVLVAYRYLFASAFLAPLAYFVERKRRTKLTWRVLLISFICGLTGGSLAQNLYISGMKLTSATFASATTNLIPGVTFVLALIFRYERLAIRASSGQAKVAGTLLGVAGAMLLTFYKGADITPWHSHVNLVASSGASAAAHHQPPVLEADANRVMGSLFCISSCVFYALWLILQAKLSKDYPFHYSSTALMCVMSTLQSVAFALWTHRDVAQWRLGLDVRLLSVAYSGVLASGVMLVVLSWCVKKRGPLFASVFNPLMLLVVAVLSSLLLGEKLYLGSALGAVLIVVGLYAVLWGKGREADNEVTTKVSELPLPVVTTDDDDDDDGTRGATVDVVVVQQAKTSDHDSSKQQRTTTTR from the exons ATGGTGGTGATCCAGGTGATGTCTGCGGGCGTCAACATATTCTACAAGCTGGCGGTGTCGGACGGCATGGACATGAGGGTGCTCGTCGCCTACCGCTACCTCTTCGCCTCCGCCTTCCTCGCGCCCCTCGCCTACTTCGTCGAGAG GAAGAGACGGACAAAGTTGACGTGGAGAGTGTTGCTGATATCTTTCATATGTGGCCTCACCGG GGGCTCGCTGGCGCAGAACCTGTACATCTCCGGCATGAAGCTGACCTCGGCCACCttcgcctccgccaccaccaacCTCATCCCGGGGGTCACCTTCGTGCTGGCGCTCATCTTCCGCTACGAGCGCCTCGCCATCCGCGCCTCCTCGGGGCAGGCCAAGGTGGCCGGCACCCTGCTGGGCGTCGCCGGCGCCATGCTGCTCACCTTCTACAAGGGCGCCGACATCACACCCTGGCACAGCCACGTcaacctcgtcgcctcctccGGCGCCTCCGCCGCGGCGCACCACCAGCCGCCGGTCCTGGAGGCCGACGCCAACCGCGTCATGGGCTCGCTGTTCTGCATCAGCAGCTGCGTCTTCTACGCGCTCTGGCTCATCCTGCAGGCCAAACTCAGCAAGGACTACCCGTTCCACTACTCCAGCACGGCGCTCATGTGCGTCATGAGCACGCTGCAGTCCGTCGCCTTCGCGCTCTGGACCCACCGCGACGTCGCGCAGTggcgcctcggcctcgacgtccgCCTCCTCTCCGTCGCCTACTCGGGCGTCCTCGCCTCGGGGGTCATGCTCGTCGTGCTCTCCTGGTGCGTCAAGAAGCGGGGACCGCTCTTCGCGTCCGTCTTCAACCCGCTCATGCTGCTCGTGGTGGCAGTGCTCAGCTCGCTGCTGCTGGGCGAGAAGCTCTACCTCGGCAGCGCGCTCGGCGCCGTGCTCATCGTCGTGGGGCTCTACGCCGTGCTCTGGGGGAAGGGCCGCGAGGCGGACAACGAGGTCACCACCAAGGTCAGCGAGCTGCCCCTGCCCGTCGTCActaccgacgacgacgacgatgatgacggcACGCGCGGCGCCACCGTCGACGTGGTCGTCGTGCAGCAAGCTAAGACGTCCGATCACGATTCCTCCAAGCAGcagcggacgacgacgacgagatgA